In the genome of Acidobacteriota bacterium, one region contains:
- a CDS encoding DUF4956 domain-containing protein translates to MNSDRERDEMQEDPLASKEEKQHHWDEVHPTAQQTARHAPSRGPTSWRARFAMHRGLSAAIILAGLVVAAVAAYLVLGRSSPTPAQPSKPASPPASQAAPAPIAQPPEKGAESGLLGLFGAPASEQEKEPWLTAAARITLKLALASLLAALLAFRPRRNSPLTMRNPYVAQTQILLAIVAAALMMVVSDNAARAFGIFAAASLVRFRTNIRDPKEITVLLISLAIGLGCGVGKIEVAIILSLFSLLVVSLLEYYEPEQVFRAMELTVTTRKVEETDEVLKEIFEKRNMTSELRKVDREDPDDPMGKIVYFVNVPGDLGTDKLSEEIFTSDPDNIDSVQWDQKKTSSYIYR, encoded by the coding sequence ATGAACAGTGATCGGGAGCGAGATGAGATGCAAGAAGATCCATTGGCTTCGAAGGAAGAAAAGCAGCATCACTGGGACGAAGTTCACCCTACCGCTCAACAAACAGCTCGGCACGCTCCCTCGCGTGGCCCGACAAGTTGGAGAGCGCGATTCGCAATGCACCGCGGTCTGTCTGCCGCGATCATTCTCGCCGGCTTGGTAGTGGCCGCCGTCGCAGCATACCTCGTCCTCGGCCGCTCGAGCCCGACTCCTGCTCAGCCGTCGAAGCCCGCCTCACCTCCTGCATCACAGGCCGCGCCTGCGCCAATTGCGCAACCGCCCGAAAAAGGGGCCGAGTCAGGGCTACTGGGTCTATTCGGCGCGCCGGCTTCAGAGCAAGAGAAGGAGCCCTGGCTGACGGCGGCCGCAAGGATCACGCTGAAGCTCGCGCTCGCATCGCTGCTGGCGGCATTGCTTGCGTTCAGGCCGCGGCGAAACTCGCCCCTTACCATGCGAAATCCTTACGTCGCCCAAACCCAGATACTGCTTGCCATAGTTGCCGCGGCGCTGATGATGGTAGTTTCTGACAATGCGGCTCGCGCGTTCGGAATCTTCGCGGCCGCTTCGCTAGTCAGGTTTCGAACGAACATCCGTGACCCGAAGGAGATCACCGTCTTACTGATCAGCCTCGCAATAGGACTGGGCTGCGGTGTTGGAAAGATCGAGGTAGCGATCATTCTCTCGCTGTTCTCACTTCTGGTGGTGTCGCTGCTCGAATACTACGAACCCGAACAGGTCTTTCGCGCGATGGAACTGACCGTTACAACCCGTAAGGTCGAAGAGACCGATGAGGTGCTTAAGGAGATATTCGAGAAGCGAAACATGACCAGCGAACTAAGGAAGGTCGATCGCGAGGATCCCGACGATCCTATGGGAAAGATCGTCTACTTCGTGAACGTCCCCGGGGACCTCGGCACCGATAAGCTCAGTGAAGAGATCTTCACATCTGATCCGGATAACATAGACTCCGTTCAGTGGGACCAAAAGAAAACCAGTTCATACATCTATCGCTAG
- a CDS encoding PBP1A family penicillin-binding protein — protein sequence MSSAIDVQPVKGAKRRPKTVVLRDSPYPARRSFKDRLFEILNPVLDRVRPYATPLAKPRTLIILSVLAGALLVGAIYYYNKLATEIDARLQGSSLDNSVGIFTAPLKLSIGDRLPVDQLTTYLGTVGYQQRSAGEENVVGSFEIDGNAILVFPGEAASPGLNPVRIQEDKNGRIVSLTSPLTGERLTSASIQGELLAMVRDGDRRKKIAVQFSDIPENLRSAILATEDRRFFSHNGIDWRGILRALKADLDNGGVVQGGSTLTQQLIKNDFLTADRTLSRKLKEAAMAIILESRLSKQEIFTLYCNDVYLGQSGTFAINGFAQAAQVYFDKDLGDLTLGETAFLAGLICGPNRYSAHRDQARALERRNIVLDAMVDTDAITPEVAASAKSEPLQIKKHEIQNDSGTSYFIDYVQRFADDRLGPHRMSSQQRLTTTLDPRLQRAAYGAVTRQTEKLDKIFSRTARKGQVPQQVQGALVALDAHTGEVLAMVGGRSYDESQLNRATDAKRQPGSAFKPFVYATALSTRSYTAASLISDTPQTFTYDGGRKEYKPSNYHGGFTNRNVTLREALRRSLNVPAVALAMSVGLSQVADVAEKSGLDRPRVYPSMALGTSEVSPIELAAAYTAFANEGTALRPIPIKSISRGDKVGTTELLQAYRVSVFSPQVAYLMTNLLQSVVDEGTASRLRAMGLKGAIAGKTGTTSDGWFVGYTPRIVCVAWLGFDDNTDLRLKASEAAVPMWADFMKQALDLRPELGGDSFAKPGGIVTVEIDPATGCLAGPDSLSRRPEVFIAGTEPYSNCSQELIAEASVDETLDEPMDEQGPRDHLGSETEAEFRDYDKIQLEVCADTGLLASPECPRTQKRTFDLSREPRDMCSSELHGRTTRRQPPATEPVGDPETGADNRTGTNPWLRVRPVEKKARNRNGNPMF from the coding sequence ATGAGCTCAGCAATTGACGTCCAGCCAGTGAAGGGCGCAAAGCGACGACCTAAGACCGTAGTTCTGCGTGACTCCCCTTATCCGGCTCGTCGCTCGTTTAAGGATAGACTCTTTGAGATACTGAATCCCGTACTCGACAGGGTGAGACCGTATGCGACTCCTCTGGCTAAGCCACGAACGCTTATCATCCTAAGCGTTCTCGCCGGCGCGCTCCTCGTCGGGGCGATCTATTACTACAACAAGCTGGCGACCGAGATCGATGCCCGGCTTCAGGGCAGTTCGCTAGATAATTCGGTTGGAATCTTCACCGCGCCTCTTAAGCTTTCGATCGGAGACCGCTTGCCCGTCGATCAGTTGACCACCTACCTCGGCACGGTTGGATATCAGCAGCGGTCGGCCGGTGAAGAAAACGTCGTCGGGTCTTTCGAAATCGATGGCAACGCGATACTAGTATTCCCGGGGGAAGCGGCCTCGCCGGGTCTTAATCCTGTGCGAATTCAGGAAGACAAGAACGGGCGCATTGTGTCCCTGACGAGTCCGCTGACGGGTGAGCGGCTAACATCGGCAAGCATCCAGGGTGAGTTACTAGCAATGGTCCGGGACGGCGACCGTCGAAAGAAGATAGCCGTGCAGTTTTCTGATATCCCTGAAAACCTACGAAGTGCAATCCTTGCGACGGAAGACCGCCGATTCTTCAGTCACAACGGTATCGACTGGCGTGGCATCCTTCGGGCGCTGAAGGCCGACCTGGATAACGGTGGGGTTGTTCAGGGCGGCTCGACGCTTACGCAGCAACTCATCAAGAACGATTTCCTGACTGCCGACCGGACCCTGAGTCGAAAGCTGAAAGAAGCCGCGATGGCGATCATCCTGGAATCGCGGCTCTCGAAGCAGGAGATATTCACTCTATACTGCAATGATGTGTACCTCGGACAGAGCGGTACTTTCGCAATAAACGGGTTCGCCCAGGCCGCACAGGTTTATTTCGACAAGGACCTTGGCGATCTGACGCTTGGAGAGACAGCGTTTCTCGCGGGCTTAATTTGCGGGCCAAATAGATACTCGGCGCATCGGGATCAAGCGCGCGCATTGGAGAGGCGCAACATAGTTCTCGACGCGATGGTGGATACGGACGCGATCACCCCCGAAGTAGCCGCGTCAGCGAAGAGCGAGCCGCTTCAGATCAAGAAGCACGAGATTCAGAATGATTCCGGCACGAGCTACTTCATCGACTATGTGCAGAGATTTGCAGACGACCGGCTCGGACCGCACCGCATGTCGTCTCAGCAGCGACTCACGACGACGCTGGACCCTCGGCTCCAGCGTGCGGCTTATGGAGCCGTCACGAGACAAACGGAAAAACTGGATAAGATCTTCTCCCGCACGGCTCGAAAGGGGCAGGTTCCCCAGCAAGTACAAGGAGCGCTCGTTGCCCTGGACGCGCACACCGGTGAGGTGCTCGCGATGGTTGGAGGGCGCAGCTACGACGAGAGCCAACTCAATCGCGCGACCGATGCGAAGCGCCAGCCCGGTTCTGCGTTCAAGCCTTTTGTTTATGCGACGGCGCTTAGCACCCGTTCATATACAGCGGCGAGTCTGATTTCAGACACGCCTCAGACGTTTACGTACGATGGCGGGAGGAAAGAGTATAAGCCGAGCAATTATCATGGCGGCTTTACGAATCGAAACGTGACCCTGCGCGAAGCCTTGAGGCGTTCGCTTAACGTCCCGGCGGTCGCGCTTGCGATGAGCGTCGGGCTTAGCCAGGTTGCCGATGTGGCTGAGAAAAGCGGGCTGGATAGGCCGCGGGTATATCCTTCGATGGCGTTGGGCACAAGCGAGGTCTCGCCGATCGAGTTGGCAGCCGCGTATACGGCCTTTGCGAACGAAGGTACGGCCCTTAGACCGATTCCGATCAAGAGCATCAGTCGCGGTGATAAGGTCGGAACAACCGAACTTCTTCAAGCCTACCGCGTGAGCGTTTTCTCACCACAGGTCGCTTACTTGATGACCAACCTATTGCAGTCGGTCGTTGATGAAGGAACTGCATCGAGGCTCCGCGCAATGGGGCTAAAGGGCGCAATAGCTGGAAAGACCGGCACGACTAGCGATGGTTGGTTCGTCGGCTACACACCCAGGATTGTTTGCGTTGCGTGGTTGGGATTCGACGATAACACCGATCTTCGACTGAAAGCATCAGAAGCGGCGGTTCCAATGTGGGCTGATTTCATGAAACAGGCTCTCGATCTTCGTCCTGAGCTTGGCGGCGATTCGTTTGCCAAACCTGGCGGAATTGTCACTGTGGAGATCGACCCGGCGACAGGTTGTCTCGCAGGCCCTGATTCTCTTTCGCGCAGACCCGAAGTATTCATCGCGGGTACCGAGCCATATTCCAATTGCTCGCAGGAGTTGATAGCCGAGGCGTCGGTCGATGAGACCCTCGATGAGCCCATGGACGAGCAAGGACCGCGCGACCACCTGGGATCGGAGACCGAGGCGGAATTCCGTGATTACGACAAGATCCAACTTGAAGTCTGCGCCGACACCGGTTTGCTGGCTTCGCCCGAGTGCCCCCGAACCCAGAAGCGGACGTTTGATCTCAGCAGGGAGCCACGCGACATGTGCAGCAGCGAGCTGCACGGCAGGACGACCCGTAGACAGCCGCCTGCAACCGAGCCGGTCGGCGACCCTGAAACAGGCGCCGACAACCGAACTGGAACAAATCCCTGGCTTCGCGTAAGACCCGTTGAGAAAAAGGCGCGAAACCGAAATGGCAATCCAATGTTCTAG
- a CDS encoding M48 family metalloprotease — protein MSKLRANVSVLVLLLLFASPIAVFAQTRVVAPKNPYDEAKDVELGRQAARQAEQQLPLLDDRDVQSYVERVGRRLAEAIPVEFQHRQFTYSFKVVDARDLNAFALPGGFTYINRGLIEGAKNEGEMAGVMAHEMSHVALRHGTAQVAKARKYQTGAAVVGILGAILGGPAVGQLGAAGIGAYFLKFSREYEKQADILGAQIMASAGYDPHDLANMFRTLERQGGSGGPQWMSDHPNPGNRFEYINREADALRVTNPTRNTNDFVHIQAVLRDMPRARSMQEIGRSQQRYPQQGDQRYPQQGDQRYPQQGDQRYPQQGDQRYPQQSGRQQVEHPSSRFRTYSGNAFRVSVPDNWRELPEGDNITFAPEGAYGNSQGQFVFTHGIQVGATRGASGSLRAATDQFINGLGQGNRNLRKYSGYEREYIGRREGLSIGLSNVSEVTGRPEIVTVYTTLLRNGNLFYVFAVAPQDEYQSYQRTFLAIVRTVELSD, from the coding sequence GTGAGCAAGTTAAGAGCGAACGTCAGCGTTTTGGTGTTGCTATTATTGTTCGCATCTCCTATCGCGGTATTCGCGCAGACGCGCGTTGTAGCCCCGAAAAATCCCTACGATGAAGCAAAGGACGTGGAGCTTGGCAGGCAGGCCGCGCGGCAAGCCGAACAGCAACTGCCATTGCTCGACGACCGGGACGTGCAGTCTTACGTGGAGCGCGTCGGCCGCCGGCTTGCTGAGGCGATTCCGGTTGAGTTTCAGCACCGGCAATTCACCTACTCATTCAAGGTAGTAGATGCTCGCGACCTCAACGCCTTTGCACTGCCGGGCGGTTTCACCTACATCAATCGTGGCTTGATCGAGGGGGCCAAAAATGAGGGTGAGATGGCTGGCGTGATGGCGCACGAAATGAGCCACGTCGCGCTGCGTCACGGGACAGCTCAAGTCGCCAAGGCGCGGAAGTATCAAACCGGAGCCGCGGTCGTCGGGATATTGGGCGCCATCCTGGGCGGGCCGGCTGTCGGGCAGTTGGGCGCGGCAGGAATCGGAGCTTACTTTTTGAAGTTCAGCCGCGAGTACGAGAAACAGGCGGATATACTCGGCGCGCAAATCATGGCCAGCGCTGGGTACGATCCTCACGATCTGGCGAATATGTTTCGCACTTTGGAGCGACAGGGCGGCAGCGGCGGTCCGCAATGGATGAGCGATCACCCGAACCCGGGTAATCGATTTGAATACATAAATCGCGAAGCTGACGCTTTGCGTGTCACCAATCCCACCCGCAATACGAACGACTTCGTTCACATTCAAGCTGTGTTGCGTGATATGCCTCGGGCACGCTCGATGCAGGAAATCGGCCGCAGCCAACAGCGTTATCCTCAGCAGGGCGATCAGCGTTATCCTCAGCAGGGCGATCAGCGCTATCCGCAGCAGGGCGACCAGCGTTATCCTCAGCAGGGCGATCAGCGCTATCCGCAGCAGAGCGGCCGCCAACAGGTCGAGCATCCTTCATCGCGGTTTCGAACCTACAGCGGGAACGCCTTCCGAGTCAGCGTGCCCGACAACTGGCGCGAGCTGCCTGAGGGAGACAACATCACGTTCGCTCCGGAGGGTGCGTACGGCAATAGTCAGGGGCAGTTTGTTTTCACTCATGGAATTCAGGTTGGCGCCACTCGTGGAGCTTCTGGATCGTTGCGAGCGGCAACCGATCAGTTCATCAACGGGCTCGGGCAGGGCAATCGGAACCTGCGCAAATACAGCGGGTACGAGCGCGAATACATCGGTAGACGCGAGGGACTCTCGATTGGACTAAGCAACGTCTCGGAGGTAACCGGCCGCCCCGAGATTGTCACGGTGTACACCACGCTGTTGCGAAACGGCAATTTGTTCTACGTGTTTGCCGTCGCGCCGCAGGACGAGTACCAGAGTTATCAAAGGACTTTTCTGGCGATAGTTCGCACAGTTGAGCTAAGCGATTGA
- a CDS encoding cytochrome c peroxidase codes for MKSKVEFRKTVAAITFLLALSAFACEKKETSEFKPEVLPLPATLARYEAMEIPADNPMTPEKVALGRQLFFDKRLSGDESRSCYSCHVCERGLTDGLAKAIGAFNKPLPRSSPTLWNIGYHKMFYWDGRSPSLEKQAMAAWTGGNMGAKDHENDIIAKINGLQGYHSQFQKIFGGDATAENMMQAISAFERTIISGDTAWDRWQAGDQSAVSEGAKRGWEVFKSAKCTNCHDGVLITDQQFHNAGVGMDAPEPDKGRFNATKKEEDTGAFKTPTLRDVAKSAPYFHDGSAATLEEAVDFMLNGGKPNPYLDKKNLEKRVMTPEQRRDLLEYLRSLNVDCRLVEPPLPQK; via the coding sequence ATGAAATCAAAAGTTGAATTTAGGAAGACCGTGGCGGCGATAACATTCTTGCTCGCGCTTTCAGCGTTCGCCTGCGAGAAAAAGGAAACATCCGAATTCAAGCCGGAGGTCCTCCCGCTTCCCGCGACGCTTGCCCGTTATGAGGCGATGGAGATTCCGGCAGATAACCCGATGACGCCGGAAAAGGTCGCTCTGGGAAGGCAGTTGTTCTTCGACAAGCGGCTGAGCGGTGATGAGTCACGCTCGTGCTATTCCTGCCACGTCTGTGAGCGCGGGCTCACCGACGGATTGGCGAAAGCGATCGGGGCGTTCAATAAGCCGCTGCCTCGCAGCAGCCCGACACTCTGGAACATCGGCTACCACAAGATGTTCTACTGGGACGGGCGCAGCCCCTCTCTAGAGAAGCAAGCGATGGCTGCTTGGACAGGCGGCAACATGGGCGCCAAGGACCATGAGAACGACATCATTGCAAAGATCAATGGGCTGCAGGGGTACCACTCCCAATTCCAGAAGATCTTCGGCGGGGACGCTACCGCGGAGAACATGATGCAGGCGATTTCTGCCTTCGAACGCACGATCATCAGCGGCGATACCGCCTGGGACCGCTGGCAAGCTGGCGACCAGTCGGCCGTATCCGAAGGAGCGAAGCGCGGGTGGGAGGTCTTCAAGTCGGCGAAGTGCACCAACTGCCACGACGGCGTGCTCATAACCGATCAGCAGTTTCACAACGCCGGGGTAGGGATGGACGCGCCGGAGCCCGACAAGGGGCGATTCAACGCCACAAAGAAAGAGGAAGACACAGGCGCGTTCAAGACGCCCACGCTCAGAGATGTTGCCAAGTCGGCTCCGTATTTTCACGACGGCAGCGCTGCGACGCTGGAGGAAGCTGTGGATTTCATGCTGAACGGGGGCAAGCCCAACCCATACTTGGACAAGAAGAATCTTGAGAAGCGAGTCATGACGCCTGAACAAAGGCGTGACCTGTTGGAATACTTGAGATCGCTGAACGTTGACTGCAGGCTTGTCGAGCCGCCTCTGCCGCAGAAGTAG
- a CDS encoding acyl-CoA carboxylase subunit beta has translation MDTLTTTTNREHFERLVGELKSLEERLRPGGGADRIEREHSRGKLTARERINLLLDQDSHFQEVGLLVAYDLYDGQAPAAGVVTGIGRIAGREAVVVANDATVKAGSWWPETVRKVLRAQEIAMRCRVPIVYLVDSAGVNLPYQSGVFPGQYGGGRIFFYNSVMRRYLKVPQLAAVMGQCVAGGAYLPALSDFIIMVEGTSFMGLGGPNLVKGAIGQIVDSETLGGALTHNEISGVAHFRVKNDDECIMKLRELVTELPPPLPLRVQIKDACGPPRPLADIYDIIPADHRLPYDMRDVLDCLLDSGELDEFQADYAREMITGYARIGGIPVGIVANQRGLVRGPAGRPPKFGGIIYTDSAEKAAYFIEMCNRHETPLLFLQDVSGFMVGTEAEHSGIIRAGARFVEAMATATVPKLVLTINHASGAGYYAMAGQGFDPDFIFTWPTGRMGVMEGESAVMALFSSEIEKLERKGLEPDEKMLAEMERVRAKYEHELEARFAAARGFVDAILAPEDTRAAIELALRTTLNNPGPHLGVPVLPYSAPSEIDR, from the coding sequence ATGGATACTCTGACCACCACGACCAACCGCGAACACTTCGAAAGACTGGTTGGTGAATTGAAGTCGCTCGAAGAACGTCTTCGTCCTGGTGGCGGAGCCGACCGCATAGAACGAGAGCACAGCAGAGGCAAGCTTACCGCCCGCGAGCGCATAAACCTGCTGTTGGATCAGGATTCTCACTTTCAAGAGGTCGGCTTACTGGTAGCTTACGACCTTTACGACGGCCAGGCTCCAGCGGCTGGCGTCGTAACTGGCATAGGCCGCATCGCCGGACGCGAAGCTGTGGTCGTTGCCAACGATGCTACGGTGAAGGCCGGCTCGTGGTGGCCAGAGACCGTGCGCAAGGTTCTTCGCGCACAGGAGATCGCGATGCGCTGCCGGGTGCCGATTGTCTATCTCGTCGACTCGGCCGGGGTAAATCTTCCCTATCAGAGCGGCGTGTTCCCCGGGCAATATGGCGGCGGGAGAATTTTCTTTTACAACTCGGTCATGCGCCGCTATCTAAAGGTGCCTCAACTCGCGGCGGTGATGGGGCAATGCGTGGCGGGAGGAGCTTACCTCCCCGCGCTTTCCGACTTCATCATCATGGTTGAAGGCACCTCTTTCATGGGGCTGGGTGGACCGAACCTTGTCAAAGGCGCAATAGGCCAGATCGTTGACAGCGAGACTCTGGGCGGCGCGCTGACTCACAATGAGATTTCCGGGGTCGCGCACTTCCGAGTGAAGAACGATGACGAATGTATCATGAAACTGCGTGAGCTGGTGACCGAGCTTCCGCCGCCGCTGCCGCTGCGGGTGCAGATCAAGGACGCTTGCGGTCCGCCACGGCCGCTGGCTGACATCTACGACATCATACCTGCCGATCATCGGCTCCCTTACGATATGCGCGACGTGCTGGACTGCTTGCTGGACTCTGGCGAGCTGGATGAGTTTCAGGCGGATTACGCCAGGGAGATGATCACCGGCTACGCGCGCATCGGAGGTATCCCGGTTGGCATAGTAGCCAATCAAAGAGGACTGGTTCGAGGACCCGCGGGAAGACCGCCGAAGTTTGGGGGGATCATCTACACAGACTCGGCAGAGAAGGCCGCCTACTTCATCGAGATGTGCAACCGTCACGAAACTCCGCTTTTGTTCTTGCAGGACGTTTCCGGTTTCATGGTTGGAACGGAAGCCGAACACTCGGGGATTATCCGCGCAGGCGCTCGCTTCGTGGAAGCAATGGCTACCGCGACTGTGCCGAAGCTGGTGTTGACGATCAACCATGCATCGGGCGCAGGTTACTATGCGATGGCGGGTCAGGGGTTCGATCCTGACTTCATATTCACCTGGCCGACCGGCAGGATGGGCGTGATGGAAGGCGAGTCCGCGGTGATGGCGCTGTTCAGCTCGGAGATTGAGAAGCTCGAGCGCAAAGGCCTCGAGCCGGATGAGAAGATGCTCGCCGAGATGGAGCGAGTTCGCGCGAAGTATGAACACGAACTTGAGGCCCGCTTCGCCGCGGCACGAGGCTTCGTTGATGCGATACTCGCTCCTGAAGACACACGCGCGGCGATCGAGCTTGCGCTGCGAACCACGCTCAACAATCCCGGGCCGCATCTTGGCGTCCCGGTTCTACCCTACAGCGCGCCAAGCGAGATCGATCGCTAG
- a CDS encoding VWA domain-containing protein — MQPRSRGTLIGSLVILTLASVVVVGSAQSGKGTAAGRRSVTLNVIAHAPDGKQVTREDFDLYDGGAPQEIESFSRLDSGSRLVLLVDSSSNLKAEAAALQKAMEAIINELYQDDQMMVVGYSETAEIIEDMTAELAKLQATPAKLIRKGVPSLFDALVAVADALAGQASTGVEKRAIILISDGYDSESKTKFDDTLRVLQDGNIVLYTIQVPDRTRGALLRDKPKPPAAIEQLTVGTGGAVYPFAKAAEAAKTISDDLRKNWYRLVYTPSGINTLNLRRILLMSHNQSIELRTKGSHPPRYHRPY, encoded by the coding sequence ATGCAGCCAAGATCACGCGGTACGCTGATAGGTTCTCTGGTTATTCTGACACTGGCCTCCGTTGTCGTGGTTGGCTCTGCGCAGTCAGGGAAGGGAACCGCCGCCGGGCGGCGTAGCGTCACTCTCAACGTGATTGCCCACGCGCCGGACGGCAAGCAGGTAACACGCGAAGACTTCGATCTTTATGATGGTGGGGCTCCCCAGGAGATCGAAAGCTTCAGCCGCTTGGATAGCGGTTCACGACTCGTATTACTTGTGGACAGCAGCTCCAACCTCAAGGCCGAAGCAGCCGCGTTGCAGAAAGCGATGGAGGCCATCATCAATGAGCTGTATCAGGACGATCAGATGATGGTAGTGGGCTACAGCGAGACTGCCGAGATCATCGAGGATATGACCGCCGAGCTAGCCAAGCTGCAAGCCACGCCGGCGAAACTCATCCGTAAGGGAGTTCCCAGTCTGTTCGACGCACTTGTCGCCGTAGCCGATGCGCTTGCGGGTCAGGCCAGCACCGGCGTTGAGAAACGAGCGATCATACTGATAAGCGACGGCTATGATAGTGAAAGCAAAACCAAGTTCGATGACACGTTGCGGGTGCTTCAAGACGGGAACATCGTGCTCTACACTATCCAGGTTCCCGACCGCACACGAGGCGCGCTTCTTCGCGACAAGCCAAAGCCGCCGGCTGCGATCGAGCAGTTGACCGTCGGCACAGGCGGCGCTGTCTATCCGTTTGCGAAAGCCGCCGAGGCCGCAAAGACCATCTCAGATGATCTGAGAAAGAACTGGTACAGGCTGGTATACACGCCATCGGGAATCAACACTCTCAACCTACGCCGAATACTCTTGATGTCTCATAACCAGAGCATCGAGCTTCGCACTAAAGGTTCTCACCCTCCGAGGTACCATAGGCCCTACTAG
- a CDS encoding FtsW/RodA/SpoVE family cell cycle protein → MASTKARTARMRPSLHLLMFIVIFGVALVGYVAVIWSAEIRGYEPSKIVAARDLALFIPVLAVFFWLMREQKFRGEMIVLTAAIFLFAVGQLMQFRLFSDPEYGARGAARAKAREAKAQTVRLLNVETGYDDEKKNFMFGSPAAVPKIAGGERLPVYEYSLKDVLTSVNTYIPIAALLAMAAGFRLFKSDKFLLWFQRHALILGLATLVPFGIVVLISEDGKFLGQTTPWEGVKILFLLSFAGMLADTYRHLRRTRWGLPPARYFLPFIVIAAMPVLPFFALSDFGQMLVFFGVYLMLYVVAVRRKAQLVYAVALVAVLFAMFFGATRATTGFGVPGRVYFRFYQWQHTWEAPPPDTWWWKPDFQRYLQAKKLMLDVNDPQETRQRNNEAWADKVLQQSQGLFGINSGGTLGQGLGLGFPETIPISDSDFIYAALAEETGLAGGLAILIGLSAFVFAGAAISITASDMFTKLLAAGLTAFIGFQAIVNMGGVLRLLPMTGITLPFVSHGGWSLITSFAMLGILLAFSHRNATAHPVIEPQPQFIAVK, encoded by the coding sequence ATGGCAAGTACTAAGGCACGGACCGCGCGAATGAGGCCCTCACTGCACCTGCTGATGTTTATCGTCATTTTCGGCGTGGCGCTGGTGGGATACGTTGCCGTGATTTGGTCCGCCGAAATTCGCGGCTACGAACCGAGCAAGATCGTAGCGGCGCGCGATCTCGCGTTGTTTATCCCGGTGCTCGCGGTCTTTTTCTGGCTGATGCGCGAGCAGAAGTTCCGCGGCGAGATGATAGTGCTGACCGCAGCCATCTTTCTCTTCGCGGTTGGACAGTTGATGCAATTCCGCCTCTTCTCCGACCCGGAATATGGAGCGCGTGGCGCCGCGCGTGCAAAGGCTCGCGAGGCAAAGGCTCAAACCGTACGCCTTCTCAACGTAGAGACTGGCTACGACGACGAGAAGAAGAACTTCATGTTCGGCTCGCCTGCAGCGGTTCCGAAGATAGCCGGCGGTGAGAGGCTTCCCGTGTATGAGTATTCGCTGAAGGACGTTCTCACTTCGGTCAATACGTACATTCCAATCGCTGCTCTGCTTGCGATGGCGGCGGGCTTTCGGCTTTTTAAGAGCGACAAGTTCTTGCTCTGGTTTCAGCGACACGCCCTGATACTCGGGCTTGCAACCCTCGTCCCGTTTGGGATTGTCGTGCTGATCAGCGAGGATGGAAAGTTTCTCGGGCAGACGACACCCTGGGAGGGTGTGAAGATACTTTTTCTTCTGAGCTTCGCCGGAATGCTCGCAGATACGTATAGGCATCTGAGGCGCACACGCTGGGGTCTGCCACCCGCGCGCTACTTTCTCCCATTCATCGTCATCGCCGCAATGCCCGTGCTTCCCTTCTTCGCCCTGTCTGACTTCGGCCAGATGCTCGTTTTCTTTGGCGTGTACCTGATGCTCTACGTTGTTGCGGTTCGGAGAAAAGCTCAGTTGGTTTATGCCGTAGCACTTGTGGCTGTTCTGTTCGCGATGTTCTTTGGCGCGACGAGAGCCACGACCGGATTCGGCGTTCCCGGCAGGGTCTATTTTCGCTTCTACCAATGGCAGCACACCTGGGAAGCGCCACCGCCTGACACCTGGTGGTGGAAGCCGGACTTCCAGAGATACCTTCAAGCAAAGAAGCTCATGCTTGATGTCAACGATCCACAGGAGACCAGGCAAAGAAACAACGAGGCGTGGGCTGACAAGGTGCTCCAGCAATCGCAGGGACTCTTCGGCATAAACTCAGGAGGCACGCTGGGTCAAGGCTTAGGCCTCGGGTTCCCAGAGACGATTCCAATTTCGGATTCGGATTTCATCTACGCTGCCCTCGCGGAGGAGACTGGGCTGGCCGGCGGGCTGGCTATACTGATCGGACTGAGCGCGTTCGTGTTTGCAGGTGCGGCTATCAGCATAACGGCTTCCGATATGTTCACCAAGTTACTGGCTGCCGGGCTCACAGCGTTTATAGGCTTTCAAGCGATTGTCAACATGGGCGGCGTGCTCCGGCTGCTTCCGATGACCGGCATCACGCTTCCTTTCGTAAGCCACGGTGGTTGGTCTTTGATCACGTCCTTTGCCATGCTCGGCATTCTTCTAGCCTTTTCGCACAGAAACGCAACCGCCCATCCTGTGATCGAGCCGCAGCCTCAGTTCATTGCGGTCAAATGA